In one Populus nigra chromosome 12, ddPopNigr1.1, whole genome shotgun sequence genomic region, the following are encoded:
- the LOC133670183 gene encoding root phototropism protein 2-like produces MATPVRSNSRLSLAMERTDQWVFSQDIPTDVVVVVCEATFSLHKFMLVAKSNYIRKLILESKEPALTKIDLSEIPGGPEIFEKAAKFCYGVNFEITVHNVAALRCAAEYLQMTDVYCDYNLAGRTEDFLAQVALSSLSGAIVVLKSCEDLLPLAEDLKIVQRCVDVISLKACNEANFPSRTPPNWWTEELSILDIEFIGRILSGMKKRGSKALTLASALITYTERNLRDLVRDQSGKGTKSSDSDDPNLFARERELLQSIVSLLPSEKASFPINFFCCLLRTAIFVNASNSCKNELEKRISVILEHVTVDDLLVMSFTYDGERLFDLDSVRKIISGFVEKEKNMAVFGGADFKGSYSAAMHRVAKTVDSYLGEIATYPDLTISKFNGIAILVPKGARKVDDDLYRAIDIFLKAHPNLDEIEREKVCSVMDPLKLSYEARLHASQNKRLPVQIVLHALYYDQLKLRSGVNDQPDAVATRSQLQSDVSLVRENEALRSELMKMKLYISDMQKNQGSSTKGIAAAPTTTGSRKHSFFSSMSKTLGKLNPFKHGSKDTFHINDNIGVDITKPRRRRFSIS; encoded by the exons ATGGCTACTCCTGTCAGAAGCAACAGCAGGCTCTCTCTTGCCATGGAGAGAACTGACCAATG GGTCTTTTCTCAAGATATTCCTACAGATGTTGTGGTTGTAGTGTGTGAAGCCACCTTTTCTCTTCATAAG TTCATGCTAGTGGCAAAGAGCAACTACATAAGAAAACTAATACTGGAATCAAAAGAACCGGCCCTAACAAAGATAGATCTGTCTGAGATACCTGGAGGGCCTGAGATCTTCGAAAAAGCAGCTAAATTCTGCTATGGTGTTAACTTTGAGATCACAGTTCACAACGTTGCAGCCCTTCGTTGTGCTGCTGAGTATCTTCAAATGACTGATGTGTATTGTGATTACAATCTTGCTGGTCGGACTGAAGATTTCCTTGCTCAAGTAGCCCTGTCTAGCCTTTCCGGCGCCATCGTTGTCTTAAAATCCTGTGAAGATCTCCTTCCCTTGGCTGAAGACCTCAAGATTGTCCAAAGATGTGTCGATGTCATTAGCCTTAAG GCTTGTAATGAGGCAAACTTTCCGAGCAGAACACCACCAAATTGGTGGACCGAGGAGTTGTCGATTTTAGACATTGAATTCATAGGCAGAATCCTGTCTGGAATGAAGAAACGCGGCTCGAAAGCACTAACTTTAGCTAGTGCTTTAATAACTTACACAGAACGAAATCTTCGAGATCTTGTTCGAGATCAGTCTGGCAAGGGCACCAAGTCCTCCGATTCTGATGATCCCAATCTGTTTGCCCGTGAACGCGAGCTTCTGCAATCAATAGTCTCTCTCTTGCCCTCAGAGAAAGCTTCCTTCCCTATCAATTTCTTCTGCTGCCTTCTCCGTACTGCTATCTTCGTCAACGCCTCAAATTCTTGCAAGAATGAGCTCGAGAAGCGAATCTCGGTGATATTAGAGCATGTCACAGTTGATGATCTACTAGTCATGTCTTTCACTTATGATGGTGAGAGGCTTTTCGATCTGGATAGCGTGAGGAAGATCATATCAGGATTCgtggagaaggagaagaacaTGGCTGTCTTTGGTGGTGCTGATTTTAAGGGATCTTATTCTGCAGCTATGCATAGAGTTGCCAAAACTGTAGACTCATATCTTGGTGAGATTGCAACCTATCCGGATCTCACCATTTCTAAATTCAATGGGATTGCTATTCTTGTGCCAAAAGGAGCCAGAAAGGTCGATGATGATCTATATCGTGCCATCGACATCTTTCTAAAG GCTCATCCGAATCTTGATGAGATAGAACGGGAGAAGGTTTGCAGTGTTATGGACCCATTGAAACTGTCCTATGAAGCTCGACTCCATGCTTCTCAAAACAAAAGATTGCCAGTACAGATTGTTTTGCATGCACTTTACTATGATCAGCTTAAACTAAGGAGTGGTGTGAATGACCAGCCTGATGCTGTTGCAACAAGGAGTCAATTGCAGTCTGATGTTTCACTTGTCAGAGAGAATGAGGCCTTGCGGTCAGAGCTTATGAAGATGAAGCTTTACATCTCAGACATGCAGAAGAATCAAGGGAGTTCAACTAAGGGTATTGCAGCTGCTCCGACGACTACTGGATCTCGAAAACATTCCTTCTTCTCATCCATGTCGAAAACATTAGGGAAGTTGAATCCTTTCAAGCATGGATCTAAAGATACTTTTCATATTAATGATAACATCGGTGTGGATATTACCAAGCCTAGGAGGAGAAGGTTCTCCATATCTTAG
- the LOC133669050 gene encoding uncharacterized protein LOC133669050 gives MGKIGSKSGKIVKIGRPRFQFIINNSPRPSSTTSFSPATVRTRVHPTTTASLQSPPGSKFDCNIDLLSAHCSEQRKNSSGNRLDVGWQHGIDIDKNSRKVQCKYCQKIISGGIFRFKQHLACTRKDVEPCQQVPGNVKQMILDVLVKNLEATEKKRKARQYSVNDDDDEIKEISSRDKGKRVASGSGRTIFLSSVDTSNMSKTADKVFEMLDAIVERIGEENVVQVVTDNAANYKAAGQLLMEKRKSLFWTPCAAHCIDLILEDFEKKLEIHQLMTMFTSNQWSSCRFARIEEGKRIQNCVLDSRFWHDVTICIKAAYPLIKVLRLVDSDEKPAMGFIYKAMDEAKEKIQVNFGSVKKRMVPNASERCKIDLQLESFKDAKGLFGIEAAKTARDKKTPAQWWDSYGDECPELQRFAIRVLSLTCTSSGCERNWSAFEMVHTKRRNRLHQRKMNDLVFVMCNLKLNNNQVKKQADDFGVEDDLSSDDDWITEGEKHSNIDLLGAIDNATRRKNGNEDESDEEEIPNDAEIEIHGTEDDLEIQIDDIGE, from the exons ATGGGTAAAATCGGGTCAAAATCGGGTAAAATCGTTAAAATCGG CCGTCCACGATTCCAGTTCATCATTAACAACAGCCCTCGCCCCTCATCGACGACGTCCTTTTCACCAGCCACCGTAAGAACCAGAGTCCACCCAACAACAACGGCGTCTCTCCAGTCTCCACCAG GCTCCAAGTTTGACTGCAATATTGATCTCCTCAGTGCTCACTGCTCAGAACAGAG GAAAAATTCTTCTGGTAATAGGCTTGATGTGGGATGGCAACATGGTATAGATATTGATAAGAATTCTAGAAAAGTTCAGTGCAAgtattgtcaaaaaattatcagtGGAGGTATTTTTCGTTTTAAACAGCATTTGGCTTGCACCCGTAAGGATGTTGAACCATGTCAACAAGTACCAGGAAATGTTAAGCAGATGATTTTAGatgttttggtgaaaaatctagaagcaactgaaaagaaaagaaaggcccGTCAATATAGtgtaaatgatgatgatgatgaaataaaagaaattagctCCAGGGACAAAGGAAAGAGAGTAGCTAGTGGGAGTGGAA ggacaatttttttatcatcggTTGATACTTCTAATATGTCCAAAACTGCTGATAAGGTATTTGAGATGTTAGATGCCATTGTGGAGAGGATTGGGGAGGAAAATGTTGTCCAAGTAGTCACCGATAATGCTGCAAATTATAAGGCAGCGGGACaattattgatggaaaaaagaaagagtttgtTTTGGACACCATGTGCTGCCCATTGTATTGACTTGATATTAGAGGATTTTGAGAAGAAGTTAGAGATTCATCAA TTGATGACTATGTTTACTTCCAATCAGTGGAGTTCATGTAGGTTTGCAAGAATAGAAGAAGGGAAACGaattcaaaattgtgttttggacAGCAGGTTTTGGCATGATGTTACTATATGTATTAAGGCAGCGTATCCTCTAATTAAAGTTCTTCGATTAGTTGATTCTGATGAGAAACCAGCTatgggttttatatataaagcaatggatgaagcaaaagagaagatacAAGTGAATTTTGGTTCCGTGAAAAAAAG GATGGTGCCGAATGCAAGTGAAAGGTGCAAAATTGACTTGCAACTTGAATCATTCAAGGATGCAAAAGGGTTGTTTGGCATTGAGGCTGCCAAGACAgcaagagataaaaaaactcCAGCTCAATGGTGGGATTCTTATGGAGATGAATGTCCAGAATTACAAAGGTTTGCAATCCGAGTTCTAAGCTTGACTTGTACTTCATCTGGATGTGAGCGTAATTGGAGTGCATTTGAAatg gtTCATACAAAACGAAGAAATCGTTTGCACCAGAGAAAAATGAATGACTTGGTATTTGTAATGTGCAATctgaaattgaataataatcaaGTCAAAAAGCAAGCAGATGATTTTGGTGTAGAAGATGATCTTTCATCTGATGATGATTGGATAACCGagggagaaaaacattcaaacatTGATTTGCTTGGTGCTATTGACAATGCAACACGAAGAAAAAATGGTAATGAAGATGaaagtgatgaagaagaaattccTAATGATGCTGAAATAGAGATTCATGGTACCGAAGATGATTTGgagattcaaattgatgatattggt GAATAA
- the LOC133669824 gene encoding probable LRR receptor-like serine/threonine-protein kinase At1g06840 isoform X2, with the protein MIRNSGAFSLLGMSKSRACTFGAVLLIWLCCSSLLVAAQEGITDPVEVKALQDIRNSLIDINKNLSNWRRGDPCTSNWTGVLCFNTTKEDAYLHVRELQLLNMNLSGTLSPSLGLLSYMEILDFMWNSITGSIPPEIGNIKSLVLLLLNGNQLTGPLPEELGHLPKLDRIQIDQNHISGPIPKSFAYLNSTKHFHMNNNSISGQIPAELSRLPNLVHFLLDNNNLSGILPPDLYKLPKLLILQLDNNHFDGSTIPPSYGNMTQLLKLSLRNCSLRGPMPDLSRIPNLGYLDLSFNQLAGPIPPNKLSENITTIDLSNNTLNGTIPAYFSDLPRLQLLSIANNSLSGSVPSTIWQTRTNGNEGLDLHFENNRLSNISGSTSLPQNVTLWLQGNPACSNSNIVKFCGSQNVDMNDQSTTESNVTCPTQSCPPPYEYFQTSPISCFCAAPLIFRYRLKSPGFANFIPYRVAFQDYLTSGLELHLYQLDLSSAIWEEGPRLKMQLKLFPVSVNENSSHTFNDSEVRRIISMFTGWNIPDSPLFGPYELLGINLLDPYTNVLFVTPQKSKISKGALVGIVLGAIAGAVTLSAVVSLLILRKHSRDNRAISKRRRVSKASLKIEGVKYFSYAEMALATNNFNSSSQVGQGGYGKVYKGFLADGRTVAIKRAEEASFQGEREFLTEIELLSRVHHRNLVSLIGFCDEGGEQMLVYEFMSNGTLRDHLSAKAKEPLSFATRLGIALASAKGILYLHTEADPPIFHRDVKASNILLDSRYNAKVADFGLSKLAPVPDIEGDVPGHISTVVKGTPGYLDPEYFLTHKLTDKSDVYSLGVVFLELLTGMQPISHGKNIVREVNIAYQTGMIFSIVDGRMGSYPSDCVDKFLTLAMKCCNDETDERPSMIDVVRELENMWHMMPESDTKTTDTMSTDTGMEMTSPSSCSLLKNPYVSSEVSSSDLVSGVVPTITPR; encoded by the exons ATGATTCGGAATTCTGGTGCTTTTTCCCTTCTTGGCATGTCTAAATCAAGAGCTTGCACATTTGGAGCTGTTCTGCTTATCTGGCTCTGTTGCTCTTCATTACTTGTAGCAGCACAAGAAGGAATTACTGACCCTGTAGAAG TGAAGGCGTTGCAAGACATCAGGAACAGTTTAATTGACATCAATAAGAATTTGAGTAATTGGAGACGAGGGGATCCATGCACATCAAACTGGACAGGGGTTTTGTGCTTCAATACAACAAAAGAGGATGCCTATCTACATGTTAGAGAATT ACAACTGttaaatatgaatttatcaGGAACTTTATCACCATCGCTTGGCCTCTTGTCTTACATGGAGATTTT GGATTTTATGTGGAACAGCATTACTGGAAGCATACCGCCGGAGATAGGCAATATTAAGTCTTTGGTGCTCTT GCTCCTGAATGGAAATCAATTAACCGGTCCCTTACCGGAAGAGCTTGGCCATCTTCCAAAATTGGACAGAATACAGATAGACCAGAATCATATATCAGGACCAATACCTAAATCATTTGCGTACTTGAACAGCACAAAGCACTT TCACATGAACAACAATTCAATTAGTGGGCAAATCCCGGCTGAGCTTTCCAGATTACCGAATCTTGTTCACTT CCTTCTGGATAACAACAATCTATCAGGAATTCTTCCGCCAGATTTATACAAATTGCCGAAATTACTTATACT CCAGCTTGACAATAACCACTTTGATGGGAGCACAATCCCACCTTCTTATGGAAACATGACTCAATTGTTGAAGTT GAGTCTCAGGAACTGTAGCTTGCGAGGTCCGATGCCTGACCTGAGCAGGATACCAAATCTTGGCTATCT AGACCTCAGTTTCAACCAGCTAGCTGGACCCATACCTCCAAACAAGCTTTCTGAAAATATCACAACCAT CGATTTATCCAACAACACTCTTAATGGAACTATTCCTGCCTACTTTTCAGACCTTCCTCGACTTCAGCTACT GTCAATTGCAAACAATTCATTGAGTGGCTCTGTTCCTTCCACCATCTGGCAAACTAGGACCAACGGGAATGAAGGACTTGACTT gcattttgaaaacaatagGCTTTCAAATATTTCTGGCAGCACCAGTCTCCCTCAGAATGTCACGCTATG GCTTCAAGGAAATCCGGCATGCTCAAATTCCAACATAGTAAAATTTTGTGGATCGCAGAATGTTGATATGAATGATCAGAGTACAACAGAATCTAATGTTACCTGTCCCACTCAATCATGCCCACCCCCTTACGAATATTTCCAAACATCTCCTATATCTTGTTTCTGTGCTGCCCCTTTGATCTTCAGATATCGACTGAAAAGTCCTGGTTTTGCAAATTTTATCCCTTACAGAGTTGCATTCCAGGACTATTTGACCTCTGGTCTTGAATTGCATCTTTATCAGCTAGACCTTTCTTCAGCTATATGGGAAGAGGGACCTCGATTAAAAATGCAGTTGAAGCTTTTTCCTGTCTCTGTTAACGAAAACAGTTCTCATACCTTCAATGACAGTGAGGTTCGACGCATCATTAGCATGTTCACCGGGTGGAACATTCCTGACAGTCCATTATTCGGACCTTATGAACTTCTCGGCATCAATCTGTTGGATCCTTATACAAATG TGCTTTTTGTCACCCctcaaaaatctaaaataagcAAGGGTGCTCTGGTTGGCATAGTATTGGGAGCCATCGCAGGAGCAGTTACATTATCAGCAGTTGTTTCTCTTCTTATCTTGAGAAAACATTCGAGGGACAACCGAGCAATATCAAAAAGACGTCGTG TATCAAAAGCCTCCCTGAAAATTGAAGGTGTGAAGTATTTTTCTTATGCTGAAATGGCCTTGGCTACCAACAATTTTAATAGCTCCAGCCAAGTTGGTCAAGGGGGTTATGGAAAAGTTTATAAAGGATTTCTCGCTGATGGCAGAACTGTGGCTATAAAACGGGCTGAAGAGGCATCTTTTCAGGGTGAGAGAGAGTTCTTAACAGAAATAGAGTTGCTGTCAAGGGTACATCATCGGAACCTGGTATCTTTGATTGGATTTTGTGATGAAGGTGGCGAACAG ATGTTGGTTTACGAGTTCATGTCGAATGGCACTCTCAGAGATCATCTCTCTG CGAAGGCAAAAGAACCATTGAGTTTTGCGACAAGATTGGGAATTGCCCTGGCTTCAGCTAAGGGCATCCTCTACTTACATACAGAAGCTGATCCTCCAATATTCCATCGAGATGTCAAGGCAAGCAACATATTATTGGACTCCAGGTATAATGCCAAAGTTGCTGATTTTGGACTCTCGAAACTTGCCCCAGTACCAGACATTGAAGGGGATGTGCCGGGTCATATATCCACGGTCGTGAAGGGTACTCCA GGTTACCTTGATCCAGAGTACTTTCTGACTCATAAATTGACAGACAAGAGTGATGTTTATAGCCTTGGTGTCGTATTTCTAGAGTTGTTGACTGGGATGCAACCAATCTCGCACGGCAAAAACATTGTTAGAGAG GTTAATATCGCATATCAAACTGGTATGATCTTCTCTATCGTTGATGGACGAATGGGTTCTTATCCTTCCGACTGCGTCGACAAGTTCTTAACTTTGGCCATGAAATGTTGCAACGATGAGACGGATGAAAGACCATCAATGATTGATGTGGTCCGGGAACTTGAAAATATGTGGCATATGATGCCAGAATCGGATACTAAAACAACGGATACAATGAGCACTGATACCGGAATGGAAATGACCTCACCCTCTTCATGCTCTCTATTGAAGAACCCTTATGTGTCGTCAGAAGTCTCTAGCAGTGACCTTGTTAGTGGAGTTGTTCCTACCATCACTCCTAgataa
- the LOC133669824 gene encoding probable LRR receptor-like serine/threonine-protein kinase At1g06840 isoform X1 has protein sequence MKKMAIIITICMINNSAAAFHMEMIRNSGAFSLLGMSKSRACTFGAVLLIWLCCSSLLVAAQEGITDPVEVKALQDIRNSLIDINKNLSNWRRGDPCTSNWTGVLCFNTTKEDAYLHVRELQLLNMNLSGTLSPSLGLLSYMEILDFMWNSITGSIPPEIGNIKSLVLLLLNGNQLTGPLPEELGHLPKLDRIQIDQNHISGPIPKSFAYLNSTKHFHMNNNSISGQIPAELSRLPNLVHFLLDNNNLSGILPPDLYKLPKLLILQLDNNHFDGSTIPPSYGNMTQLLKLSLRNCSLRGPMPDLSRIPNLGYLDLSFNQLAGPIPPNKLSENITTIDLSNNTLNGTIPAYFSDLPRLQLLSIANNSLSGSVPSTIWQTRTNGNEGLDLHFENNRLSNISGSTSLPQNVTLWLQGNPACSNSNIVKFCGSQNVDMNDQSTTESNVTCPTQSCPPPYEYFQTSPISCFCAAPLIFRYRLKSPGFANFIPYRVAFQDYLTSGLELHLYQLDLSSAIWEEGPRLKMQLKLFPVSVNENSSHTFNDSEVRRIISMFTGWNIPDSPLFGPYELLGINLLDPYTNVLFVTPQKSKISKGALVGIVLGAIAGAVTLSAVVSLLILRKHSRDNRAISKRRRVSKASLKIEGVKYFSYAEMALATNNFNSSSQVGQGGYGKVYKGFLADGRTVAIKRAEEASFQGEREFLTEIELLSRVHHRNLVSLIGFCDEGGEQMLVYEFMSNGTLRDHLSAKAKEPLSFATRLGIALASAKGILYLHTEADPPIFHRDVKASNILLDSRYNAKVADFGLSKLAPVPDIEGDVPGHISTVVKGTPGYLDPEYFLTHKLTDKSDVYSLGVVFLELLTGMQPISHGKNIVREVNIAYQTGMIFSIVDGRMGSYPSDCVDKFLTLAMKCCNDETDERPSMIDVVRELENMWHMMPESDTKTTDTMSTDTGMEMTSPSSCSLLKNPYVSSEVSSSDLVSGVVPTITPR, from the exons ATGAAAAAGATGGCTATCATCATCACCATTTGCATGATCAATAACTCTGCTGCTGCATTTCATATG GAGATGATTCGGAATTCTGGTGCTTTTTCCCTTCTTGGCATGTCTAAATCAAGAGCTTGCACATTTGGAGCTGTTCTGCTTATCTGGCTCTGTTGCTCTTCATTACTTGTAGCAGCACAAGAAGGAATTACTGACCCTGTAGAAG TGAAGGCGTTGCAAGACATCAGGAACAGTTTAATTGACATCAATAAGAATTTGAGTAATTGGAGACGAGGGGATCCATGCACATCAAACTGGACAGGGGTTTTGTGCTTCAATACAACAAAAGAGGATGCCTATCTACATGTTAGAGAATT ACAACTGttaaatatgaatttatcaGGAACTTTATCACCATCGCTTGGCCTCTTGTCTTACATGGAGATTTT GGATTTTATGTGGAACAGCATTACTGGAAGCATACCGCCGGAGATAGGCAATATTAAGTCTTTGGTGCTCTT GCTCCTGAATGGAAATCAATTAACCGGTCCCTTACCGGAAGAGCTTGGCCATCTTCCAAAATTGGACAGAATACAGATAGACCAGAATCATATATCAGGACCAATACCTAAATCATTTGCGTACTTGAACAGCACAAAGCACTT TCACATGAACAACAATTCAATTAGTGGGCAAATCCCGGCTGAGCTTTCCAGATTACCGAATCTTGTTCACTT CCTTCTGGATAACAACAATCTATCAGGAATTCTTCCGCCAGATTTATACAAATTGCCGAAATTACTTATACT CCAGCTTGACAATAACCACTTTGATGGGAGCACAATCCCACCTTCTTATGGAAACATGACTCAATTGTTGAAGTT GAGTCTCAGGAACTGTAGCTTGCGAGGTCCGATGCCTGACCTGAGCAGGATACCAAATCTTGGCTATCT AGACCTCAGTTTCAACCAGCTAGCTGGACCCATACCTCCAAACAAGCTTTCTGAAAATATCACAACCAT CGATTTATCCAACAACACTCTTAATGGAACTATTCCTGCCTACTTTTCAGACCTTCCTCGACTTCAGCTACT GTCAATTGCAAACAATTCATTGAGTGGCTCTGTTCCTTCCACCATCTGGCAAACTAGGACCAACGGGAATGAAGGACTTGACTT gcattttgaaaacaatagGCTTTCAAATATTTCTGGCAGCACCAGTCTCCCTCAGAATGTCACGCTATG GCTTCAAGGAAATCCGGCATGCTCAAATTCCAACATAGTAAAATTTTGTGGATCGCAGAATGTTGATATGAATGATCAGAGTACAACAGAATCTAATGTTACCTGTCCCACTCAATCATGCCCACCCCCTTACGAATATTTCCAAACATCTCCTATATCTTGTTTCTGTGCTGCCCCTTTGATCTTCAGATATCGACTGAAAAGTCCTGGTTTTGCAAATTTTATCCCTTACAGAGTTGCATTCCAGGACTATTTGACCTCTGGTCTTGAATTGCATCTTTATCAGCTAGACCTTTCTTCAGCTATATGGGAAGAGGGACCTCGATTAAAAATGCAGTTGAAGCTTTTTCCTGTCTCTGTTAACGAAAACAGTTCTCATACCTTCAATGACAGTGAGGTTCGACGCATCATTAGCATGTTCACCGGGTGGAACATTCCTGACAGTCCATTATTCGGACCTTATGAACTTCTCGGCATCAATCTGTTGGATCCTTATACAAATG TGCTTTTTGTCACCCctcaaaaatctaaaataagcAAGGGTGCTCTGGTTGGCATAGTATTGGGAGCCATCGCAGGAGCAGTTACATTATCAGCAGTTGTTTCTCTTCTTATCTTGAGAAAACATTCGAGGGACAACCGAGCAATATCAAAAAGACGTCGTG TATCAAAAGCCTCCCTGAAAATTGAAGGTGTGAAGTATTTTTCTTATGCTGAAATGGCCTTGGCTACCAACAATTTTAATAGCTCCAGCCAAGTTGGTCAAGGGGGTTATGGAAAAGTTTATAAAGGATTTCTCGCTGATGGCAGAACTGTGGCTATAAAACGGGCTGAAGAGGCATCTTTTCAGGGTGAGAGAGAGTTCTTAACAGAAATAGAGTTGCTGTCAAGGGTACATCATCGGAACCTGGTATCTTTGATTGGATTTTGTGATGAAGGTGGCGAACAG ATGTTGGTTTACGAGTTCATGTCGAATGGCACTCTCAGAGATCATCTCTCTG CGAAGGCAAAAGAACCATTGAGTTTTGCGACAAGATTGGGAATTGCCCTGGCTTCAGCTAAGGGCATCCTCTACTTACATACAGAAGCTGATCCTCCAATATTCCATCGAGATGTCAAGGCAAGCAACATATTATTGGACTCCAGGTATAATGCCAAAGTTGCTGATTTTGGACTCTCGAAACTTGCCCCAGTACCAGACATTGAAGGGGATGTGCCGGGTCATATATCCACGGTCGTGAAGGGTACTCCA GGTTACCTTGATCCAGAGTACTTTCTGACTCATAAATTGACAGACAAGAGTGATGTTTATAGCCTTGGTGTCGTATTTCTAGAGTTGTTGACTGGGATGCAACCAATCTCGCACGGCAAAAACATTGTTAGAGAG GTTAATATCGCATATCAAACTGGTATGATCTTCTCTATCGTTGATGGACGAATGGGTTCTTATCCTTCCGACTGCGTCGACAAGTTCTTAACTTTGGCCATGAAATGTTGCAACGATGAGACGGATGAAAGACCATCAATGATTGATGTGGTCCGGGAACTTGAAAATATGTGGCATATGATGCCAGAATCGGATACTAAAACAACGGATACAATGAGCACTGATACCGGAATGGAAATGACCTCACCCTCTTCATGCTCTCTATTGAAGAACCCTTATGTGTCGTCAGAAGTCTCTAGCAGTGACCTTGTTAGTGGAGTTGTTCCTACCATCACTCCTAgataa